One genomic window of Polyangium aurulentum includes the following:
- a CDS encoding multicopper oxidase domain-containing protein: MERMRTWHFFPLLLCTPALTSCGSDPLPDTTARFLQQPDVYTSVGGVLHLRVEASARDGLINDRPYALMRVYETSVVDARGTKVEGDASAYVGAQWHVQPGDRLIIDYVNSLPDYEFVPIGVVPDDDDENRCSAYLTGQPLNLHTHGLTVSPAGNADNVLLSIPPKRSNRYVIDIPTTQHHGLYWYHPHIHGLADTQVYDGLAGHIVVGRADGDYQEFDGLPIVPMMLRYNVEEPGQSKCDKGTLVDAAATEYHGTALTSDGGPMLYTVNGRVSPRVHLNAADPAQGLPPESQVWALSNITGSASYIVAFDEVDSAQASDVGVKGAARDIVIVSVDGSPMKTPLVLTGDQAKNGYHLPQGGRVALLVQGASAPDKVVRMIQVQNRSGSGDKSAFYWDKNASNCGFRDYTRDILAVGVSDFTRTTKHVDTPAVLTTSYEVHQQRVEGEPVVHRTLAFGSVLPPTMDAPNDYPVDDALFPNNRVIQPRAETVEQWKILNHSSLLHPFHFHTQYGEVERVTAPRNTDPGFDPANSSQCTEVTYRGKTPYEPLQYVVDLNVNARTGFTQDVVELPQALVDNAGNPVLQPDGVSAVEPGEVVMRLGFLPYLGTYVEHCHRLPHEDRGMMSLVRTIPARPVVAVAAGGTPGGADATVKVVDPGDPDAEKPSSPLVVATLTPFAGWKGGFSTAVGDVDGDATPDVAVAAGTGQATRVVVYAGASGYQKTIFSVDLPATSGPSVALSDLTGDHRDEIILGEGSGGQSRVIIHDGETGELFDAFAPYASFQGAVRVAAGMVEEGGRNSLFTAPGAGRAAEVQMYNYDLLGDATGVEFPDLHPISADRRHLVATFDGAEDSAYQGGLAIAIGYPRARLGGFANLVTSKLSGPAQVRLFALQAHDHGGGMVTSSGAHKAFVYSADAMRTQTRVALTNLSAPAPGPGLEAGAEIGLSSTVLGAELLTAAPAGGPVWRWTMNSDGTAFTEGKPLADPSGALAGSSISGI, from the coding sequence ATGGAAAGAATGCGAACGTGGCACTTTTTTCCTCTCCTGCTCTGCACGCCGGCGCTGACCTCCTGCGGGTCCGATCCCCTGCCCGACACGACTGCGCGCTTCCTCCAGCAACCGGACGTCTACACGAGCGTCGGGGGAGTTCTCCACCTGCGCGTGGAGGCCTCGGCCAGGGACGGCCTCATCAACGACAGGCCCTACGCGCTCATGCGCGTCTACGAGACCTCCGTCGTCGACGCGCGGGGCACGAAGGTCGAGGGCGACGCGAGCGCGTACGTGGGCGCGCAATGGCACGTGCAGCCCGGCGACAGGTTGATCATCGACTACGTCAACTCCCTCCCGGATTACGAGTTCGTCCCCATCGGCGTGGTGCCCGATGACGACGACGAGAATCGATGCAGCGCCTATCTCACCGGGCAGCCCCTCAACCTCCACACGCACGGGCTCACGGTCTCGCCGGCGGGCAACGCGGACAACGTCCTGCTGAGCATCCCTCCGAAGAGGTCCAACCGCTACGTCATCGACATCCCCACCACCCAGCACCACGGGCTCTACTGGTATCACCCCCATATCCACGGGCTGGCCGACACCCAGGTGTACGACGGCCTGGCCGGCCATATCGTGGTCGGCCGGGCGGACGGCGATTACCAGGAGTTCGACGGGCTCCCGATCGTGCCGATGATGCTCCGGTACAACGTCGAGGAGCCAGGCCAGAGCAAGTGCGACAAGGGCACGCTCGTCGACGCGGCGGCGACGGAGTACCACGGAACGGCGCTCACCTCCGACGGCGGGCCCATGCTCTACACCGTCAATGGGCGCGTGTCGCCGAGGGTCCACCTGAACGCGGCGGACCCGGCGCAGGGCCTGCCGCCGGAGTCACAGGTCTGGGCGCTGTCCAACATCACCGGCAGCGCGAGCTACATCGTCGCCTTCGACGAGGTGGACAGCGCCCAGGCGAGCGACGTCGGCGTGAAGGGAGCTGCGCGCGACATCGTCATCGTCTCCGTGGACGGCTCGCCCATGAAGACCCCCCTCGTGCTCACGGGGGACCAGGCGAAGAACGGCTATCACCTGCCCCAGGGCGGGCGGGTCGCGCTCCTCGTGCAGGGCGCCAGCGCGCCGGACAAGGTGGTGCGCATGATCCAGGTCCAGAACCGCAGCGGCAGCGGAGACAAGAGCGCATTTTACTGGGACAAGAACGCGTCCAACTGCGGCTTTCGCGATTACACGCGCGACATCCTGGCGGTCGGGGTCAGCGATTTCACGCGGACCACGAAGCACGTGGACACCCCGGCCGTCTTGACGACCAGCTACGAGGTGCACCAGCAGCGCGTCGAGGGCGAGCCCGTCGTTCACAGGACGCTCGCGTTCGGCTCGGTGCTGCCCCCGACGATGGATGCGCCCAACGATTACCCCGTCGACGACGCGCTCTTCCCCAACAATCGGGTGATCCAGCCGCGCGCGGAGACGGTGGAGCAGTGGAAGATCCTGAACCACTCGAGCCTCTTGCACCCGTTCCACTTCCACACGCAATACGGGGAGGTGGAGCGGGTCACGGCGCCCCGCAACACCGATCCCGGATTCGATCCCGCGAACTCCTCCCAGTGCACGGAGGTGACGTACCGGGGAAAGACACCGTACGAGCCGCTCCAGTACGTCGTCGATTTGAACGTGAACGCCCGGACGGGGTTCACGCAGGACGTCGTGGAGCTGCCGCAAGCCCTGGTGGACAACGCGGGCAATCCGGTGCTGCAGCCAGACGGCGTGAGCGCCGTGGAGCCGGGCGAGGTGGTGATGCGGCTCGGCTTCCTGCCGTATCTGGGGACGTACGTGGAGCATTGCCATCGGCTGCCCCACGAGGACCGCGGCATGATGAGCCTCGTGCGCACCATCCCCGCGCGCCCCGTGGTGGCCGTCGCGGCGGGGGGGACGCCCGGGGGCGCCGACGCGACGGTGAAGGTCGTCGACCCGGGGGACCCGGACGCCGAGAAGCCGTCGAGCCCGCTCGTCGTGGCGACGCTGACGCCCTTTGCAGGGTGGAAGGGCGGCTTCTCCACCGCGGTGGGCGACGTCGATGGCGACGCCACACCCGACGTGGCGGTGGCTGCCGGCACCGGGCAAGCGACCAGGGTGGTCGTCTACGCGGGGGCCTCGGGCTACCAGAAGACCATCTTTTCGGTGGACCTGCCCGCGACGAGCGGGCCGTCGGTGGCGCTGTCGGATCTCACTGGCGACCACCGCGACGAGATCATCCTCGGCGAGGGCAGCGGCGGCCAGTCCCGCGTGATCATCCACGACGGCGAGACGGGCGAGCTGTTCGACGCGTTCGCGCCCTACGCGTCGTTCCAGGGCGCCGTCCGCGTCGCCGCCGGCATGGTCGAGGAAGGCGGCCGCAACAGCCTGTTCACGGCGCCCGGCGCGGGGCGCGCCGCGGAGGTGCAGATGTACAACTACGACCTCCTCGGCGACGCGACAGGGGTGGAGTTCCCCGACTTGCACCCCATCTCCGCCGATCGCCGCCACCTGGTCGCGACGTTCGATGGCGCGGAGGACAGCGCGTATCAGGGGGGCCTGGCCATTGCGATCGGCTACCCGCGCGCGCGGCTGGGCGGCTTCGCCAACCTGGTCACGAGCAAGCTGAGCGGCCCGGCGCAAGTCCGGCTCTTCGCCTTGCAGGCCCATGACCACGGCGGCGGCATGGTGACCAGCTCGGGGGCGCACAAGGCGTTCGTGTATTCGGCCGACGCGATGCGGACGCAGACCAGGGTGGCCTTGACGAACCTGAGCGCGCCCGCGCCCGGGCCAGGCCTCGAGGCGGGCGCGGAGATAGGCCTGTCGAGCACGGTGCTCGGCGCGGAACTCCTCACGGCGGCGCCGGCAGGAGGGCCCGTGTGGCGCTGGACGATGAACAGCGACGGCACGGCTTTCACGGAGGGCAAACCCCTCGCGGATCCCTCGGGCGCCCTCGCGGGGAGCTCGATTTCCGGGATCTGA
- the istA gene encoding IS21 family transposase: MVEPEIIRQIRDLAARGWGAKRIARELEVARNTVKRYLRGGPEAEVQVRPGRRCLDDDGRAEARQLYAGLAGGNAVVVARELRQRGVEASVRTVQRVVADQRRERFAADAASVRFETDPGQQMQIDFGQKVVRIGGTPTRVHLLVAVLCHSRRLFVKAFLGERQDDWREGIAAAFRHFGGVPRTMLGDNARALVVSRDRETGTVTFHPAYVAFCRDWGVTPRACQPYRARTKGKTESGVKYVKRNGLAEREFASFAALEAHLAAWMVEADQRIHGTTHEPPIVRFERDERQALRPLPARPMPVREQRLRRRVANDALVDVDTIRYSVPHRLVRETVEVALGEHEVRIYRGAELVARHERSFEPYARIIDKAHYAGLWRTQSAPVATASPPSPLEAMGRRLSDYAAVLEEAAS, encoded by the coding sequence ATGGTGGAGCCGGAGATCATCCGGCAGATCCGCGATCTGGCCGCCCGCGGCTGGGGCGCCAAGCGGATCGCCCGTGAGCTGGAGGTGGCCCGCAACACGGTAAAACGCTACCTGCGGGGCGGCCCCGAGGCCGAGGTGCAGGTTCGTCCGGGCCGCCGCTGTCTTGACGACGACGGCCGCGCCGAGGCCCGACAACTCTATGCGGGCCTGGCCGGCGGCAACGCCGTCGTCGTCGCGCGAGAGCTACGGCAGCGCGGCGTCGAGGCCAGCGTGCGCACGGTCCAGCGCGTCGTTGCCGACCAGCGACGTGAGCGGTTCGCAGCGGATGCGGCCAGCGTGCGCTTCGAGACGGACCCTGGCCAGCAGATGCAGATCGACTTTGGTCAAAAAGTGGTCCGCATCGGCGGTACGCCCACGCGAGTCCACTTGCTCGTGGCGGTGCTATGCCATTCTCGACGGCTCTTCGTCAAGGCATTTCTAGGCGAGCGTCAGGACGATTGGCGCGAGGGGATCGCCGCAGCTTTCCGCCACTTCGGGGGCGTGCCGCGCACGATGCTCGGCGACAATGCCCGCGCCCTGGTCGTGAGCCGCGACCGCGAGACGGGCACGGTGACGTTCCACCCGGCCTACGTGGCCTTCTGCCGCGATTGGGGCGTCACGCCGCGCGCCTGCCAGCCCTACCGCGCGCGCACCAAGGGCAAGACCGAGTCCGGCGTCAAGTACGTCAAGCGCAATGGTCTGGCCGAGCGCGAGTTCGCCTCGTTCGCGGCGCTCGAGGCGCACCTCGCGGCCTGGATGGTCGAGGCTGACCAGCGCATCCACGGCACCACGCACGAGCCGCCCATCGTGCGCTTCGAGCGCGACGAGCGGCAAGCCCTGCGCCCGCTGCCCGCGCGCCCCATGCCCGTGCGCGAGCAACGCCTGCGCCGCCGCGTCGCCAATGATGCGCTCGTCGACGTCGATACCATCCGCTACAGCGTCCCGCATCGGCTCGTGCGCGAGACCGTCGAGGTCGCCCTCGGCGAGCACGAGGTGCGCATCTATCGCGGTGCCGAGCTCGTCGCGCGGCACGAGCGGTCGTTCGAGCCGTACGCGCGCATCATCGACAAGGCCCACTACGCGGGCCTATGGCGCACGCAGTCCGCGCCCGTGGCCACCGCGTCGCCCCCGAGCCCGCTGGAGGCCATGGGCCGGCGGCTTTCCGATTACGCAGCCGTGCTCGAGGAGGCGGCCTCGTGA
- the istB gene encoding IS21-like element helper ATPase IstB, whose translation MSVDLVHARVVESLTRLRLGYVAERLDALLAEAARTEPTYLDFLDNLLRQEADSKQRKRIAMGIQIAHFPAVKTLEEFDFKFQPSVDHKLVRELATGRFIAQAENVLVFGPPGVGKTHLAIALGRAVVEAGHSVLFTSATALLATLSRAETEGQLAERLLFYTKPKLLIVDELGYLPFERRSAHLFFQLVARRYEKSSTMITTNQVVTQWGTVFGDEVLAAAILDRLLHHSHTLMISGESYRLKQKKKAGLLGGSVSPAK comes from the coding sequence GTGAGCGTCGATCTCGTGCACGCCCGCGTGGTCGAGAGCCTGACGCGGCTGCGCCTGGGTTACGTCGCCGAGCGGCTGGATGCGCTCCTGGCCGAAGCCGCGCGCACCGAGCCGACGTATCTCGACTTCCTCGACAATCTGCTGCGCCAGGAGGCGGACTCGAAGCAGCGCAAGCGCATCGCGATGGGGATCCAGATCGCGCATTTCCCTGCAGTGAAGACGCTGGAAGAGTTCGACTTCAAGTTCCAGCCCTCGGTGGACCACAAGCTGGTGCGGGAGCTGGCCACGGGCCGCTTCATTGCGCAGGCGGAAAACGTGCTCGTCTTCGGACCGCCGGGGGTCGGCAAGACGCACCTGGCGATCGCGCTGGGCAGGGCTGTGGTGGAGGCAGGGCACTCGGTGCTGTTCACGAGCGCCACGGCGCTTCTCGCGACGCTCTCGAGAGCCGAGACCGAGGGACAGCTCGCCGAGCGATTGCTATTCTACACGAAGCCGAAACTGCTCATCGTGGACGAACTCGGCTACTTGCCTTTCGAGCGCAGGAGCGCGCATCTGTTCTTTCAGCTCGTAGCCAGGAGGTACGAAAAAAGCAGCACGATGATCACGACGAACCAGGTGGTGACGCAGTGGGGGACGGTCTTCGGCGACGAGGTGCTCGCTGCCGCGATCCTCGACCGGCTCCTCCACCACAGCCACACGCTGATGATCTCAGGAGAGAGTTATAGGCTGAAGCAGAAAAAGAAGGCCGGACTGCTCGGCGGGAGCGTCTCTCCCGCAAAGTGA
- a CDS encoding IS110 family transposase has translation MDKPFRLWAGVDWGSEKHAVCVIDAQEKVVLQRSVEHTGEDIQRLADQLIELAGGDPDAIAVSFELPRGAILETLIERQVAVFSINPKQLDRFRDRYTVAGAKDDRRDAFVLAASLRTDAPRFRRVLLGKPELVRLRELSRMHEDLTKDVNALGNRLREQLHRYFPQVLALGSVYSDRWLWDLLEMAPTPEQARSLRPSDVLAILTRHRIRRIDAFKVIDVLKQTPLRVAPGVTEACAEHIRMLLPRLRLVASQREQCTQRLNTVLEELSRPLNASEEGKTEHRDARILLSLPGVGVLVGATMLAEAAQLLQERDRGSLRAQCGIAPVTRQSGKSMRVSMRRACNPRLRQAVYHWARVSIRYEQRSREHFGALRAKGHSLGRALRGVADRLLTMLLSMLAVKRQ, from the coding sequence GTGGACAAGCCGTTCCGCCTCTGGGCGGGTGTCGATTGGGGAAGCGAAAAACACGCCGTCTGCGTCATCGACGCGCAGGAGAAGGTCGTCCTGCAGCGCTCGGTCGAGCACACGGGCGAGGACATTCAAAGGCTCGCCGACCAGCTCATCGAGCTGGCAGGCGGAGACCCCGACGCGATCGCGGTGAGCTTCGAGCTACCCCGCGGGGCCATCCTGGAGACCTTGATCGAGCGGCAAGTCGCGGTGTTCTCCATCAATCCCAAGCAGCTCGACCGCTTTCGGGATCGGTACACCGTGGCCGGCGCCAAGGACGATCGGCGCGACGCCTTTGTCCTGGCCGCCTCGCTGCGGACCGATGCGCCCAGGTTTCGCCGCGTTCTGCTCGGCAAGCCCGAGCTGGTGCGGCTGCGCGAGCTGTCGCGCATGCACGAGGACCTGACCAAGGACGTCAATGCCCTCGGTAATCGCCTGCGCGAGCAGCTCCATCGCTACTTCCCGCAGGTCCTCGCGCTGGGCTCGGTGTACTCCGATCGTTGGCTGTGGGACTTGCTCGAGATGGCGCCGACGCCCGAGCAGGCGCGATCGCTACGACCATCGGACGTGCTCGCCATCCTGACCCGGCATCGCATTCGACGCATCGACGCCTTCAAGGTCATCGACGTCCTCAAGCAGACACCTTTGCGCGTCGCGCCAGGCGTCACGGAAGCCTGCGCCGAGCATATCCGGATGCTCTTGCCGCGGCTGCGCTTGGTCGCAAGTCAACGCGAGCAATGCACGCAGCGCCTGAACACGGTGCTGGAAGAGCTATCCCGTCCGCTCAACGCGAGCGAGGAGGGAAAAACGGAGCATCGTGACGCCCGCATCCTGCTCTCGCTGCCAGGCGTGGGGGTGCTGGTAGGCGCCACGATGCTCGCTGAAGCTGCGCAGCTGCTCCAAGAGCGCGACCGCGGCAGCCTCCGAGCCCAATGTGGCATCGCCCCCGTGACCCGCCAGAGCGGCAAGAGCATGCGCGTCTCGATGCGCCGCGCCTGCAACCCACGGCTGCGCCAGGCTGTCTATCATTGGGCGCGCGTGAGCATCCGCTATGAGCAGCGCAGCCGCGAGCACTTTGGGGCCCTACGCGCAAAAGGCCATAGCCTGGGCCGAGCGCTTCGCGGCGTCGCCGACCGACTGCTCACGATGCTGTTGTCGATGCTCGCTGTCAAGCGACAGTAA
- a CDS encoding NAD(P)/FAD-dependent oxidoreductase codes for MNQPKDSDYDVIIVGGRPAGSTLAARLAADGFSVLVVDKAAFPSTPEVPSSPIIFARTMRLLEEIGIDESQYAAASTKIVGLCAEFDPYVRAAFDWPEIDGRNYIRGVNRAGFDLVLWNNLARFPTVTQRAEYTVLDLVRDRDGRVVGIKGREKDGPEEVIHARLCVVGADGRYSLVARRAGAKIVTDVPLTSTVYYAEWEGLKPLVPERGTCMHMISNCRGQNVIFFPTANGRTYVISHVRSDRVDVRGDAQGYYLGVLRSIAEVRRRLDGAQQVTRLVGIKRVANRYLEHGGSGWVLVGDAVHHKDPIDGQGIYDAVIGAKRLASSLGDVHHGRSGWESAIAAYGRALRAETNAMFEATMDRIRNEVYKDLPPLVVRTAVRWMMKDPSFQRRLCMRLGRALPADDWMPPSVLLGAVLRGIRGDIVQAFWQATGSQA; via the coding sequence GTGAACCAACCCAAAGACTCTGACTACGATGTCATCATCGTCGGCGGCCGACCTGCCGGCTCCACCCTCGCGGCGCGGCTTGCTGCGGACGGCTTCTCCGTGCTCGTCGTCGACAAGGCGGCCTTCCCATCGACGCCGGAGGTCCCTTCGAGCCCGATCATTTTCGCCCGCACCATGCGCCTGCTCGAGGAGATCGGCATCGACGAGTCGCAGTATGCAGCGGCGTCGACCAAGATCGTCGGACTCTGCGCCGAATTCGACCCCTACGTGCGAGCCGCCTTCGACTGGCCCGAGATCGACGGGCGCAACTACATCCGCGGCGTCAATCGTGCCGGCTTCGACCTCGTGCTCTGGAACAACCTCGCGCGTTTCCCCACGGTCACGCAGCGCGCGGAGTACACCGTGCTCGACCTCGTGCGCGATCGCGACGGGCGCGTCGTCGGCATCAAGGGCCGGGAGAAGGATGGCCCCGAGGAGGTCATTCACGCGCGGCTCTGCGTCGTCGGAGCCGATGGCCGATACAGCCTCGTCGCCCGCAGGGCTGGCGCCAAGATTGTCACGGATGTCCCCCTGACGAGCACCGTGTACTATGCCGAGTGGGAGGGGCTCAAACCCCTCGTGCCGGAGCGTGGCACGTGCATGCATATGATCTCGAACTGCCGGGGGCAGAACGTGATCTTCTTTCCGACGGCCAATGGTCGAACCTACGTCATCAGCCACGTGCGCTCGGATCGGGTCGACGTCCGAGGGGATGCGCAGGGGTATTACCTCGGCGTGCTCCGGTCGATCGCCGAGGTGCGCCGTCGCCTCGATGGCGCGCAGCAGGTGACGCGGCTCGTGGGGATCAAGCGGGTCGCCAATCGTTATCTCGAGCATGGCGGTTCCGGCTGGGTGCTCGTGGGGGATGCCGTGCATCACAAGGATCCAATCGACGGGCAAGGCATCTACGACGCCGTCATCGGAGCCAAGCGGCTCGCGAGCAGCCTGGGCGACGTGCACCACGGCCGATCGGGTTGGGAGAGCGCGATCGCGGCCTATGGACGCGCTCTTCGCGCCGAGACGAACGCGATGTTCGAGGCGACCATGGATCGCATTCGCAACGAGGTCTACAAGGACCTGCCCCCCCTGGTGGTTCGCACCGCGGTGCGGTGGATGATGAAGGATCCATCCTTCCAGCGGAGGCTCTGCATGCGGCTGGGTCGAGCGCTGCCGGCGGATGACTGGATGCCGCCGAGCGTTTTGCTCGGAGCCGTGCTCCGCGGGATCAGGGGCGATATCGTGCAAGCCTTCTGGCAGGCAACGGGATCGCAAGCGTAG
- a CDS encoding ABC1 kinase family protein: MQKKRLIPTPLNPHQRRKTLEIVEPSFSTQHRFLRIVWFLLGLAGRAVAARLWPPWRRGRFSEENLARHVRLFMEQMGGLWVKVGQIMAMRRDLFSELFCDELSRLQNRAHGFPARYSRSIIEEELGAPIDTIFSEFEDEPLAAASVGQAHHARLRDKGVKVVVKVQRPNVGASFAKDFTFLRRFINFLIFIRFSPHFRWSEMYTELESAILEELDYRQEAASLRRMRKILRDHKIYVPKVFPRFCTDRVLVMEAVSGVYMSEYIQVALSDPDRLRAWLKENQINARRVGKRLWLSYLRQLFEDNLYHCDLHPGNILMMRENRITLIDFGSVATTDKTQLEKFRLLFKAMGERDYRKVAEMFLLIAPPLPNKDFTETKETVVRLYREFESLAKIKTLPYHQKSLSRLLGDVSNVLASNGVPVAWEFLRATRASTTLDASLMFLTPDMNHLKIAEQHVNQRRARQQRKRTRDPKLVRAQLANLVRQGGMVSKLAENAYFEGEYLRQRALSFEGYISKAAHVGSALFHLLSRASLLAAVGLLFGYLHQRFDAFGALRGKWVYAQLERIPRLPGAMWLVWILLALYMVHELTLMKGVFQEPEPSRPDGDRR; this comes from the coding sequence ATGCAAAAGAAGCGCCTCATCCCGACTCCTCTCAACCCACATCAACGCCGGAAGACCCTCGAGATCGTCGAGCCTTCCTTCTCGACCCAGCACCGTTTCCTGCGGATCGTCTGGTTTTTGCTCGGCCTCGCAGGCAGGGCTGTCGCCGCGCGCCTGTGGCCGCCGTGGCGGCGCGGACGTTTCAGCGAGGAGAACCTGGCGCGGCACGTGCGTCTGTTCATGGAGCAGATGGGCGGGCTGTGGGTCAAGGTCGGCCAGATCATGGCCATGCGCCGAGACCTGTTCTCCGAGCTGTTCTGCGACGAGCTCTCCCGCCTCCAGAACCGAGCACACGGCTTTCCGGCGCGCTATTCGCGCAGCATCATCGAGGAGGAGCTCGGCGCGCCGATTGACACCATCTTCTCGGAGTTCGAAGATGAGCCGCTCGCCGCCGCGTCGGTCGGGCAAGCTCACCACGCACGCCTCAGGGACAAGGGCGTCAAGGTCGTCGTCAAGGTGCAGCGGCCCAACGTCGGGGCGAGCTTCGCAAAGGACTTCACCTTCCTGCGGCGCTTCATCAACTTCCTGATCTTCATCCGCTTCAGCCCGCACTTCCGCTGGTCGGAGATGTACACGGAGCTCGAGAGCGCGATCCTGGAAGAGCTCGACTACCGCCAGGAAGCGGCTTCGCTGCGGCGAATGCGCAAGATTCTGCGCGACCACAAGATCTACGTGCCCAAGGTTTTCCCGCGCTTCTGCACCGATCGCGTGCTGGTCATGGAGGCCGTGAGCGGGGTGTACATGTCCGAGTACATCCAGGTGGCGCTCTCCGACCCGGACCGGCTACGGGCGTGGCTCAAGGAGAACCAGATCAACGCGCGCCGCGTCGGCAAGCGGCTGTGGCTCAGCTATCTGCGGCAGCTCTTCGAGGACAACCTTTACCATTGCGACCTCCACCCAGGGAACATCCTGATGATGCGCGAGAATCGCATCACGCTCATCGACTTCGGTTCGGTCGCGACGACAGATAAGACGCAGCTCGAGAAGTTCCGTCTCCTTTTCAAGGCCATGGGAGAGCGGGACTACCGCAAGGTCGCGGAGATGTTCCTCCTGATCGCTCCTCCTCTGCCGAACAAGGACTTCACCGAGACCAAGGAGACGGTGGTCCGCCTCTATCGCGAGTTCGAGTCGCTGGCGAAGATCAAGACGCTCCCCTATCACCAGAAATCGCTGAGCCGGCTCCTCGGAGACGTGTCGAACGTGCTCGCGTCGAACGGCGTGCCGGTCGCTTGGGAGTTCCTGCGCGCCACCCGCGCCAGCACCACCCTCGACGCGTCGCTGATGTTCCTGACGCCTGACATGAATCATCTGAAGATCGCGGAGCAACACGTGAACCAGCGGCGTGCCCGCCAGCAGCGAAAGAGGACGAGGGATCCCAAGCTCGTGCGCGCTCAGCTCGCCAACCTGGTCCGGCAAGGCGGCATGGTGAGCAAGCTCGCCGAGAACGCCTATTTCGAGGGCGAGTACCTGCGCCAGAGGGCCCTGTCGTTCGAGGGCTACATCTCGAAGGCGGCGCACGTGGGCTCCGCGCTGTTCCACCTTCTCTCCCGCGCCTCCCTGCTCGCCGCGGTGGGCCTGCTCTTTGGGTACCTTCACCAGCGTTTCGACGCATTCGGCGCGCTTCGCGGGAAATGGGTGTACGCGCAGCTCGAGCGGATACCACGGCTTCCGGGCGCCATGTGGCTGGTCTGGATCCTCTTGGCGCTGTACATGGTCCACGAGCTCACCCTGATGAAGGGCGTCTTCCAGGAGCCCGAACCGTCACGCCCGGATGGGGACCGCCGCTGA